The Microcebus murinus isolate Inina unplaced genomic scaffold, M.murinus_Inina_mat1.0 scaf001_hap2_Mmur4.0, whole genome shotgun sequence region agcagtcccgaatgcaggggaggggaaacggcaaatccacctacccttgccgctggtctccgggctgctcaggtggtctcagcctccagttctcctccgcagcctcctcccgtggagtctctcggggtctcaggtacccctccttccagcccttttccgctgtatgctcgtcttcttgcttctttcctctaatttctgctagaatctgtcttttctgcagagacactctgtctggcggtgttattcgtcagCCATCTTGACTCTCTCTCCTGATttgtacttttattccactgtgatctgagaggataaattgtatgatttctatttttttttattttttgagacttgctttgtgtcctaggatatggtcaatcctagataatgtcccatgagctgatgagaagaacgtatattcattGGATTTTGAGTAGAATATCCTGCAAATGTCACTCGGGCCCAATTTTTCTAGAATATTGTTTAAGtcccttaattctttttttttcattttagcatattatgggggtactagtGTTAAGGTTGAGTATATTGCCCATAcaccccttcccccttgagtcagagcctcaagcgtgaccatcccccaaacgttgcacatctcactcattgtgtttgtatatgcccatcccctcctcgcccATCCCATCTGcttgacacctgataaatgttattcctatatgtccaccgAAGTGCTgatccattaatactaatttgctggtgagtacatgtgatgcttgtttttccattcttgagatacttcacttagtagaatgggttctagctctatacaggaaaatacaagaagtgtgattatttagttattaattttctgtttggaggatctgttctgtGCACTCAGTAGGGTGTCGAAATCTCCAGTTATTATTgcattgctattaatcaatttgcattgattcagtaattttttctttatgaatctgggtgcacctatgttgggtgcataaatatttaaaattgttatgctttcctgttgaactgtacccttcaccattatataatgaccctctttgtctttcacttgttttcttggtttaaaaactatgaaatcagaactgccacaccagccttcttttggcttccgcttGCTGGAAATACTGAtctctccccctttccttttagtctgtatgcatccttgcaggatatatgtgttttctgaagacagcagatacttggattgtatttttttttatccattaagccagcctatgtctcctgaATGGGGACTTTAAGCTATTGAGAGAACTGACAGGTGGGGCAGATTAATGTTCATTCCGTTGGGTTagacattgttgctttgttttccctcttgagtcattgtaatatctggcctttaatctttagcttttgagtgttttacattcatgagtgtttattatgctgaTCCGTGTATAACACTGtcttgagtacttcttgtagggctggtgttgtcttggtgaattctctcagtttttgcttatcttagaatgtctttatttctccagtatacataaaacttagtttttcagggtacaggattctaggctgggcattattctctTTCAGAcaagtgagaatggggccccattctctccATGCTTGTAAGGTTTCGATTGAAAAGTCTGGCATTATTCAAATCGGGTTTCCTTTGAATTTAACTTGCTtatttcaccttacagcttgtcaaagggtctcttttgttgatattttggtcagtctgatgactacgtgtcgaggtgttttcctgtttgcattgaagcTCCCAGGGATCCTTTgtgcctcttgtatttctaattctaagttaTTGGCCAGAccttggaaattttcctcaatcatttcttcaaatagcttatccaacccttgcatttttttccctccttttccgGAATCCCGTGGAGCTGCAGGTTATTGTTCatcatataatcccacaattcttgtaagctttgctcatgtctttcatttttctgctctatctctatgaTTAACTTATCtgatttgaaggtgttatcttcaatctctgagattctttcttctgtttggtccaccctatttttgaggctttccactgtgttttatagttgcctgaataaagtcttcatttccaggagatcggATTGATTTTTCCTTAAGATCttgatttccttagtgaatttctGTTCCAAGTCCAggattatttttgtggtttatttgtgttggttatcaattttttcttGCCTATCATTGAGGTTTCTTATAATccaattttgaaattcttcttctgtcattttagtgttttgggtttggttcATATTCATTACTTGAGAGCCAGTGTATTTCTTTGGAGGTGTGTTTTTGGATTGATTCTTCATAGTTCTTGAATTATTTTGCTGAACCCTCCCAATCTGGGTCACTTGTTGTGTTTTCATATGATATGTAGCAGACTCTGTGTATACACTATTTCTGTGGGTGGTATATTAAGGAGGAAACCTGAGTGTCCTCTcttctatggtttcttgatctgccactggacagagctcttccaccacacttgggagGCTACCCCTGATATGAGGGtttacttgtggagcctattgtggccacttgcagaggatttgttccttgaccacggtcctgactgttggccactgactgggggaggagatccagccccagtgttttgatcaactgggtgacctaaactgttctgggtGGCAATGTCATATGGCTGTCAGCTATTGATCTGTGCATAGGCCCAGAAGATTCACCCTAGATCAGAgggagagtggcttttcttgtcttgtcctgcctccaggggtggaacCTATCGCTTTCGGTGTGAAAGATGCAGGCTAGGGGGAGGAGGTAGCACCCCAGTCTGCTCTGTACCCTGGccccccagtggctgtaactccccttggcGTTAGCTGCCTCCATACTAGAGTTCAGAGTTCATTGATAGAGCCAGGCCCGGCCAGCTGATTGCAGATTATGTAAGGGTGGAATTTGTCAGGAGAATCTCTAGGCTGTGCGAGGGGATATGCCTGCCACACAGTATCACACCAtgatggctgggctgtggactgcTCTACAAATCCCATAGTAGTTGgaatttttatggaggcttcattacccAGGCATTATCAATTGTTAATTCAATCTccattccctctttccttctttcaggcTGGAGATGGAGCTGAAAGTTCCAAGCTTCTGATCATTGCTTggcctttctggtgaccagctAGAGTCTCCTCATAAGAACAAAATGTGTTCCTATCACCCAGAAAATTTCCTGGGATTAAGCTGAGAGTTCTGTGTCTGGAACCAGGGTCtaagaccaaatattagaacaaaagattcaCCTAGAATCCTTATTGCTTGGGAAATTATGAGGGTTTTagcagctctgtgccaggaaccagggtCTTGCATTCAATCTATAGATTGCCTTGTGAAGtgttgacattttaaagttattaaatctttcaattcatgaatacaggatgtctttccatttatttatatcttctttaatttctgcaATTATAACTTTGGTttagtttggttttcttttttctagctctATAAGGTGGAAAGCTAGGTAATTTATTTGAGATAGGCACTTATAGTTGTAAATTTCCATCTGAGCATGAGTTTTTGCTGCATCCTATAGGTTTTGGTAGGttatacttttgttttcattcatcacatagtattttctaatttcccttgtgagtTCTATATTGACCCATTAGTTGCctaagagtgtgttgtttaattttgacatatttgtgGGGTTTCatcctgttattattttttagttcattccattgtggtcagagcaGATAATTTGTATGaattcaatcttttaaatttattgagacttgttttgtggctttaCATGTGATGTATCATGGATAATTTTCTATGTatcattgaaaatgtttattttacttttgttggGTGAAGTGTTCTCTATATGTATGTTAGATTTACTTGGTTTATAGTGTTTTAaagtcctttattttcttattgatctcCTGTCTATTCATTCTATCCATTGCTGAAAGTGGAATATTGAAGTCTTCAACTATTATTGCATAATTGTTTCTCCCTTCAATTTCTgtcaattttttcttcatttattttttggactctgtttttatgtacatatatatttataattgttgcACCTTCTTGATGAATTTAACTTTTGTTAATATatcatttccttctttgtcttttgtaaCAATTTTCAACTTAAAGTCTGTGCCTCAAatattttgatgctctgttgGTTAGGTACAGAAACTAGAAAACAATGTTAGAACTGTTATGCTTTGGAAGAATTGACCccttatcattatgtaatgcccctttttatccctgataattttttatttttccaagaccagttatctgaaattaatatagctattctAGCTTTCTTGTGATTAGTGtttgaattttatatctttttatccaTCACATAATTTTTAACCTGTGCTATGTATTTAAAGGGGCTATCTTTTTTTAAGTGGCCATCTGTAGGCAATATATAGTTAGATTCTTTTGAAATACACACtatctttatgtatatataatatatatgtgtgtatacacatacacacacatcttttCCAAGTTCATGTCAGACAGGCAAGGTACCAATGTCATAACAAAGTTTGAGGGAAGCACATCTCACACATGAGtgtgaaaaccaaaaccaaatcatcatgcttatgaactacaaaaggatcacagtgaagatttttcttttattttgtgcatttaggccatttatattaagtaattattatttttatgaatatctactatatttggtatcttttttttgtttgttgcatttttctttgtttcatcctCACTTTATCTGCCTTCTTTGCTTTTAACTGAGCactttatgtttccattttatctcctctcTTAGAATTtcaattatacttctttttaaatgtttttgtgatTGCCTTAGAgtttgcaatatatattttttgatgaatCAAAGTTCTTCTCCAAATAACACTATACAGCATCACATGTAGTGCAGAAACCTTATAACAGATATTCTTCCCATACCCAGATTTTTCTTTCAGTCATTTCACCTCTACATATGCTATAGTCAGCCAATACATTTTTGCTACTATTActttaaatagttatattttaaaacaattaagaataagaataaatttaaatttattttacattaatttattccttctctgttgtttttttattcctttctgtaTATATATCCAAGGTTTTGACCTGTatcattctctttctccctgaaaaacttactttaaaatttcttgcaaggcaggtcTACTAGTGacatatttcttcaatttttgtttgtctgagaaaatagttatttctccttcacttttttgGTGATTAATATTAGGTATAAGTTTGACTGGATTGAGCAATGCCTAAATAGCTGATGATGCATTGTTTCTGGGGGGGATTCTCTTGGCCTATCTTTACATTCACTGATTGTTTTTGTCCATATTCTGTCTACCGATGAGCCCACTCaaggcattctttatttttgttacggtgttttttttttttaaagaagtatttttttttattttaaaataatatattcaggataatacaggtccagtttaaaaatatttaagattaggtttccacatttaaaaacagaacaaatctgTAACTGTAAATTACAGCACTTAGTCACGATTGCCATATAATTCAACAAAACATTTTACATACAGAAATCCTAAAATGTATTGAAACTATTTTCACATTTGcctactttcttattttatttttgaaattatacaaGATGCTTTATGGAATGAATGCCTGGAGTAGACAATAGAGGAAAAATActatgaatataaatatgaaaataaaattctggtaTCCATTAATGTTCTCTGTTATGGAGAAACATTATTTCAAATGTGctaatatttttatcacaaatagTAGcaggatatatttaaatattagacaACCCACTTCACTGAAATACTCtgcaggataaaaagaaaaagtcaaatactcTAACAATTCCAGGTCATTAGGAGGCTTTATGTGCTCATAAACAGATGATACTCTTACATTCTAATATATAAGCATAAGTTAATTTGgggtatatgtaaatattcagaTTCTGATTATTGTGAAATAGTACAAAGATCTCCTTATATTTGATGTAACACATGAAATAAATTCTTTAgaggacaaaaaaggaaaacagctaTTTACTAGAATTCTATTTAAATCTAACAATTTaaaggctttgtgtgtgtgtaaatagcACTAAAAGAGAGATTCAAGagtttgctaacattttttttatttcttaagcccTTTAAGTAAGGATATAACTAGAAACCTGGCttcatttcaaaggaaaaacCATAGGTGATGTTCTCATGCTTCAGGTTAAAAATCTCTCTTAAAAGTCTATATTTGCTAAAGGCTTCCTAAAAGTATGCTTTTGTGGTTATTACCAATTTGATATTCAgccagaaaaactgaaaataattattaatccCAAAGTACACTTTTAAAACTTCTACAaggaattatattaaatgaaaccAAACTATAATTTTGGAGAGATCAAACTGAGTAGGAGACCAAATTGTATGAAAATTTACTCTCCCTTTCATCTGAGCCACACAGTCTCTATGTCTCAGTAACTACATAATTAGTCTTGTAATTGACTTATTTCTTTATACTTAAGGATCTTTATAACCTGCCATATTAgtttaatttaacataaaattgcAATACTGAGATTTGGTCACACTAGTGGATGTCTAGAATCCCTCTAGTGCATTCATTGGAAGGAATGGATTGCATTTAATATTAactgtatgtataaaatataacattggttaacaaacaaaccaaaacaaatgaaCCATATCTCTAcctcaaaaaaagacatagagctctcaaaataaaagaaattctttgaaTAAATCAAAATCAGAACACTGGGATTTTAATataatgcaattttaatttaaatgcaatttgtcaaaaaatattcaatcttctttataaaaaatagctattatttataaataattgctTTATAAATAATAGCATTATTCTTTCATCAAAAATTATCATAGCATTTAAATTATAggtaataaaatgcatattttcagtgaatttaaattttattgctttaaaaagctGTATTTCtgccacacacaaaaacaaaatatgctgacgacatttttcttttaactagtTAAAGGCACAGTCCAGGCTGTCCATCTAAAACTTTGTCATAAATCTAAATAATTCATTCAAGTAGAAGATGACTCACTCTACCTAAGAAGCTTCCTCAAATTCCACATCCTCCTTGAAGACTTTCTGAATATTCTGGTAGCTGCTTTCTGTGTTTTCCTACAGCTTTTTTAGTTTACCTCTCTTGTAGTCTTCATTTCAATATGTCTTTTAGTATGGTTCATTCTTTACATGTCTCTTTCCTCTACTAAACTGCATATTCCTGTGGACAGGAGAGGAATGATACCCATATCCACAGTCTGGGCAAGAAAGTctacacagcaggcactcaaggTGGGTTGAGTAAATGGAGAAGGCAAGGAACGGGAGTGCAGATATCAACACTGATGGCCTAACTATTATGtggattttttccccaaagtgtaCTTTAAAGCAAAGAATGCTTACCTTTAACCATCAATAGATACACACCCAAAAATAAACTGTCcagtttaaataatatatttggaaataatatatttggaGAGAGGGACTCCTAAGAATGgttagaagaaacagaaatagcaATAGAAAGGAGGAGACATTTAATATGAGGGGGTGTCCAAATGTCCCTAAGTTATTGTAACCTATTAAGAagtttagaaaactaaaaaagtaGTTGAAAATTCACATATTAAACCATATAGATTTGGTTAAAGAAAAAAGGCATTCAGAGATTACTTAAAATAACAAGTTAACAGTGCAAATACCACGTTGCTTTATGAGAATCTTACCATGTGCTTTTCTGCcccctcaaaagaaaaaaaaaagaattaaaacactCTCCAGTTTTAacacaaacaaaagataaatatttatgaaggaaaaCAGATTCCACAGCATTCCATGCAGATTTCCAAACAGTCTGATGATTCACAACAGGCGTCCATGATGCCACAGTCCATGTCACAAGGGCAGTTACAGTCATCCCCCATTTCGTCTCCACAGCAACAGCAGCAGGCTTCTGAGGTGCAGATGCCACACGACGCTTGTCCCAGGACAATATTGCAGAGGGTCAGGAATTCACAGAACAAGCATGCCAGGATACAGTGGACACAGCAATCTTCAGGTGAAGAGCCTGTCTTTTGGGAAAAGACAGCATTTACTTTGCTCTTTTTACTGATATCGTTGTTTACAGACAAGCTGGACTgaatttttctatgcattttttgAGAAACAGGTGCTGAAAATTTGCGATTATCTGTGGATACGTGTTTGGCCCCGTGGTGAATTCCATTTCCATTGCTCAGACTTGTGTGGCCGTTCTTTATCTTGCTTATTTCCTCCTCGCTGGGTTCCTGTGCTGAAGTTTGAAGCAGAGGCAAACGCTGAGGTTGGGTTCTGATAAGTTCACCATCAAGAGGATTTCCCCAAATGGACTGGTCTTGTATCTCTCCATGTGTGAAGTGGCTATTGGTAGCTTGAGTTATATCTTTTTCAGTATTGTCTTTATCACATTTTCCCTGGGCCGGGGCGCCGAGCCGGCCGCCGCCCGCCTCGGCCGCGCGCTGCGGCCCCGCGGGCCCGGGAGCGCCGGCTTCGCCCGCGCCGGACATGGGCCGCTCCGCCGagcccgccgcgccgccgccgagCCCGCCGCCCCGCGGGGCGCACGGAGGAAGGGCTGTTAGGTGTTGGGTGCAGGGAACTGACTGCTTCTCGGCATCCCCCCAGTCGCTcacagccccttcctcctcctcctcttccgccCGGGAAGTTAGCGAGGCTCGGGCAGCGGCCGCATGTCGCCCAGGTGGCCTGACGACGGCGGCGGCCGCCCCTGCGCGTCCCTCCCCCTGTTACGGTGTTTTTGATTTAAGCAATTCCCTTTACTTTTGTAGTTTCCATCTTTCTGCTTGCATTACCCATCTATTCTTGCATTTTGTCTGAAATGCACATTAAACCCATAATGTGCCCACTGTACacccacaataatggttaaaaattaaacaatacatcCAAAATGTTGCCAGGGTTGTTGAACAATtgacattttatacatttctggtggaataactttttaaaaaagtatttgacagTATCAAAGCTGAAATTATGAACACTCTACAatctagcaatttcactcctaagCACATAACTAACAGAAACAAATGTGCATGTTCACCCAAAGATGTGTATATTAATGATTTGAAAAGCATCATTTAATGATTTGAAAAGCCCTAAGATGAAAACAGCCCAAAGGTTCATCAATAGTAGAGTGAATAAAACTTTTCTGAGTACCCTTATGAACCACTGACACATACTATGatatgaataaatctcaaaaacaggCTGAGCGAAAGAGACACAAAAGAGTATGtgctgtattatttcatttatagaaatttatagaaaggataatttattctattgttaatataataagaatTCAGAGTAAGGTTACCTCTTGGGAAGGGATGAATGGGATGTAGAATCAG contains the following coding sequences:
- the LOC105866629 gene encoding myoD family inhibitor domain-containing protein; translated protein: MSGAGEAGAPGPAGPQRAAEAGGGRLGAPAQGKCDKDNTEKDITQATNSHFTHGEIQDQSIWGNPLDGELIRTQPQRLPLLQTSAQEPSEEEISKIKNGHTSLSNGNGIHHGAKHVSTDNRKFSAPVSQKMHRKIQSSLSVNNDISKKSKVNAVFSQKTGSSPEDCCVHCILACLFCEFLTLCNIVLGQASCGICTSEACCCCCGDEMGDDCNCPCDMDCGIMDACCESSDCLEICMECCGICFPS